Proteins from one Hydrogenophaga sp. SL48 genomic window:
- the queG gene encoding tRNA epoxyqueuosine(34) reductase QueG has product MQAWGQELALSQIGVAGIDLSAAEPGLSAWLAAGFHGEMDYMVRHGMKRARPAELVPGTVSVITARLDYLPQHTPEDWQALELQRLQRPGEAIVSLYARGRDYHKVLRNRLQKLAERIEAAIGPRGHRVFTDSAPVLEAELARRSGQGWRGKHTLVLNREGGSMFFLGEIYVDIALPASAPVTDHCGACSACIQICPTQAILGPQRLDARRCISYLTIEHAGPIPEDLRPLIGNRIYGCDDCQLICPWNKFAQRSPLADFDPRDGLTGATLVELFAWTEDEFLRRTEGSPIRRIGHERWLRNIAVAMGNALRDTMDPATETALLARAHHPSMVVREHVAWALEQRTKV; this is encoded by the coding sequence ATACAGGCCTGGGGCCAGGAGCTCGCATTGTCCCAAATCGGCGTGGCCGGCATCGATCTTTCTGCCGCCGAGCCCGGCCTGAGCGCCTGGCTCGCGGCCGGATTTCACGGTGAGATGGACTACATGGTCCGCCACGGCATGAAGCGCGCTCGGCCGGCCGAGCTGGTGCCGGGCACCGTGAGCGTCATCACGGCCCGGCTGGACTACCTGCCGCAACACACGCCGGAGGACTGGCAGGCACTCGAACTGCAGCGCCTGCAACGGCCCGGCGAGGCCATCGTCTCGCTCTACGCGCGGGGCCGGGACTACCACAAGGTGCTGCGCAACCGCCTGCAAAAACTGGCTGAACGCATCGAGGCCGCCATCGGCCCGCGGGGCCACCGCGTGTTCACCGACTCCGCGCCCGTGCTCGAAGCCGAGCTGGCCCGGCGCAGCGGCCAGGGCTGGCGCGGCAAACACACCCTGGTGTTGAACCGAGAAGGCGGCTCGATGTTTTTCCTGGGCGAGATCTACGTGGACATCGCCCTGCCGGCCAGCGCACCCGTGACCGACCACTGCGGCGCCTGCAGTGCCTGCATTCAGATCTGCCCCACGCAGGCCATCCTCGGCCCGCAGCGGCTGGACGCACGCCGTTGCATCTCTTACCTCACCATCGAACACGCCGGGCCGATTCCCGAAGACCTGCGCCCGCTGATCGGCAACCGCATCTATGGCTGCGACGACTGCCAGCTGATCTGCCCCTGGAACAAGTTCGCGCAGCGTTCCCCGCTCGCTGACTTCGACCCGCGCGACGGGCTCACGGGTGCGACGCTGGTCGAATTGTTTGCGTGGACCGAAGACGAGTTTTTGCGCCGCACCGAAGGCAGCCCGATCCGGCGCATCGGGCACGAGCGGTGGTTGAGGAACATCGCGGTGGCGATGGGGAATGCGCTGCGGGACACCATGGATCCTGCAACCGAGACGGCCTTGTTGGCGCGAGCGCACCACCCGAGCATGGTGGTGCGCGAACACGTGGCCTGGGCACTTGAGCAGCGCACGAAGGTGTGA
- the tsaE gene encoding tRNA (adenosine(37)-N6)-threonylcarbamoyltransferase complex ATPase subunit type 1 TsaE: MEIGRHVPPIVETPAPAAPSLWRGRWASEADTQAFAARLAACPAIHNATLTLQGDLGAGKTTFVRHLLRALGVRGRIKSPTYAVVEPHSAVDGPLSPTGAPLAIWHFDFYRFTDPREWEDAGFRELFASPGLKLVEWPERATGLMPAIDAEIHIEPDDMMPTSTDDDTDGPRILRVTAHTPIGRQLLAALQA; encoded by the coding sequence ATCGAAATCGGACGTCATGTGCCGCCCATTGTAGAAACGCCCGCGCCGGCAGCGCCGTCGCTGTGGCGTGGCCGCTGGGCCAGCGAGGCGGACACACAGGCCTTTGCCGCGCGGCTGGCCGCATGCCCGGCCATCCACAACGCCACGCTCACGCTGCAAGGCGACCTGGGCGCGGGCAAGACCACCTTCGTTCGCCACCTGTTGCGCGCCCTGGGCGTGCGCGGCCGCATCAAGAGCCCGACCTACGCCGTGGTCGAGCCGCACAGCGCGGTGGACGGCCCGCTGTCACCGACAGGCGCGCCGCTGGCCATCTGGCACTTCGACTTCTACCGTTTCACTGATCCCCGCGAGTGGGAAGACGCGGGCTTTCGCGAACTTTTTGCGAGCCCGGGTCTCAAGCTGGTGGAGTGGCCCGAACGGGCGACGGGCCTGATGCCCGCGATCGACGCTGAAATCCACATCGAACCCGACGACATGATGCCCACATCCACCGACGACGACACCGACGGCCCACGCATCCTGCGCGTCACGGCCCACACCCCCATCGGCCGGCAACTGCTGGCGGCGCTCCAGGCATGA
- a CDS encoding N-acetylmuramoyl-L-alanine amidase, with translation MSQPIGRREVLRAGTLVMLLGTPHLAQAGRVIAVRIWPAQDYTRVTIESDAALKAHKTTVIDPPQLTVEIEGIDLLDGMRELVAKLRSDDPNIAGMRVTPVGPNLARLTIDLKKPIKPQVFNLPPVAAYQHRLVFDLFPEQEVDPLDALIRERFLEVDEASARAAKLLGIELDQAQAPADPLGELIAGRNKPRPAAKPTEAPTTPRPAPVKKTERLIIVALDPGHGGEDPGAIGPGGTKEKDVVLKVAHRLRERINATRVNGNPMRAYLTRDADFFVPLGVRVQKAQRVRADLFISLHADAFMTPRPQGASIFALSTKGASSAAARWMANKENAADLVGGLNVKNRDATLQRALLDMSTTAQIKDSLKLGSAMLGEVGRVGKLHKPHVEQAGFAVLKAPDIPSVLVETAFISNPDEEVRLNSESYQANLADALMKGIVKYFSANPPLARTRPL, from the coding sequence ATGAGCCAACCCATCGGCCGCCGCGAGGTGTTGCGCGCAGGCACGCTGGTGATGCTGCTGGGCACGCCCCACCTCGCGCAGGCCGGTCGTGTGATCGCCGTGCGCATCTGGCCCGCCCAGGACTACACGCGCGTGACCATCGAGTCCGACGCGGCGCTCAAGGCCCACAAGACCACAGTGATCGACCCGCCGCAACTGACCGTCGAGATCGAGGGCATCGACCTGCTCGACGGCATGCGCGAGCTGGTGGCCAAGCTGCGCTCGGACGACCCGAACATCGCGGGCATGCGGGTCACACCCGTGGGACCCAATCTCGCCCGGCTGACCATCGACCTGAAGAAGCCGATCAAGCCTCAGGTGTTCAACCTGCCACCGGTCGCGGCCTACCAGCACCGGCTGGTGTTCGACCTGTTCCCCGAGCAGGAGGTGGACCCGCTGGACGCGCTGATCCGCGAGCGCTTTCTGGAGGTGGACGAGGCCAGCGCGCGGGCCGCGAAGCTGCTGGGCATTGAGCTCGACCAGGCGCAGGCACCGGCCGACCCGCTGGGTGAGCTGATCGCGGGCCGCAACAAGCCCCGGCCCGCCGCCAAGCCGACCGAGGCCCCCACCACCCCCAGGCCGGCGCCGGTGAAGAAGACCGAACGACTGATCATCGTGGCGCTCGACCCCGGCCATGGCGGTGAAGACCCGGGCGCCATCGGCCCCGGCGGCACCAAAGAGAAAGACGTGGTGCTGAAGGTCGCGCACCGCCTGCGCGAGCGCATCAACGCCACGCGCGTCAACGGCAACCCGATGCGCGCCTACCTGACGCGCGACGCCGATTTTTTTGTTCCGCTGGGCGTCCGCGTGCAAAAGGCGCAGCGCGTGCGCGCCGACCTGTTCATCAGCCTCCACGCCGACGCGTTCATGACGCCGCGGCCCCAGGGCGCGAGCATCTTTGCGCTCAGCACCAAGGGCGCGAGCAGCGCGGCGGCGCGCTGGATGGCCAACAAGGAAAACGCCGCCGACCTGGTGGGGGGCCTCAACGTGAAGAACAGGGACGCGACCCTGCAGCGCGCCTTGCTGGACATGAGCACCACCGCACAGATCAAGGACAGCCTCAAGCTCGGCAGCGCCATGCTTGGCGAGGTGGGCCGGGTCGGCAAGCTGCACAAGCCCCACGTCGAACAGGCCGGTTTCGCGGTGCTGAAGGCACCCGACATCCCCAGCGTGCTGGTCGAGACCGCCTTCATCAGCAACCCGGATGAAGAAGTGCGGCTCAACAGCGAGAGCTACCAGGCCAATCTGGCCGATGCCCTGATGAAGGGCATCGTGAAGTACTTCAGCGCCAACCCGCCGTTGGCGCGCACCCGACCCTTGTAA
- a CDS encoding DedA family protein: protein MEIVLTLIDFVLHVDKHLQVFVQTYGAWVYALLFLIIFVETGLVVMPFLPGDSLLFIVGALCGAGLIDWSLAAGLMLAAAILGDQTNYTIGRYFGPKVFQWENSRFFNKNAFNQAHNFYERYGGVTIILARFMPFIRTFAPFVAGVADMTRSKFTMFNVVGAVIWVIGLTSAGYFFGNLPWVRANLSKIIWALIFVPGLIALWGGWKAHRDAKADAAAKA from the coding sequence ATGGAAATAGTTCTGACCCTGATCGACTTCGTGCTGCACGTGGACAAACACCTGCAGGTCTTCGTGCAAACCTACGGCGCATGGGTCTATGCCTTGCTGTTCCTGATCATCTTTGTGGAGACCGGGCTGGTGGTCATGCCCTTCCTGCCGGGCGACTCGCTGCTCTTCATCGTGGGGGCGCTCTGTGGCGCGGGCCTGATCGACTGGTCGCTCGCGGCGGGCCTGATGCTCGCCGCCGCGATCCTGGGCGACCAGACCAACTACACCATCGGCCGCTACTTCGGCCCGAAGGTGTTTCAGTGGGAGAACTCCCGGTTCTTCAACAAGAACGCCTTCAACCAGGCCCACAACTTCTACGAGCGCTACGGTGGCGTGACCATCATCCTGGCGCGTTTCATGCCCTTCATCCGCACCTTCGCGCCCTTCGTGGCCGGTGTGGCCGACATGACCCGCAGCAAGTTCACGATGTTCAACGTGGTGGGCGCGGTGATCTGGGTGATCGGCCTCACGTCCGCCGGCTACTTCTTCGGCAACCTGCCCTGGGTGCGGGCCAACCTCTCCAAGATCATCTGGGCGCTGATTTTCGTGCCGGGGCTGATTGCGCTCTGGGGTGGCTGGAAGGCGCACCGCGACGCCAAAGCCGACGCCGCTGCCAAGGCTTGA
- the mutL gene encoding DNA mismatch repair endonuclease MutL translates to MNAPLPLPTRRPILELPDELISQIAAGEVVERPASVVRELLDNALDAGATQITVRLQAGGVRLISVEDNGGGILRAELPTALKRHATSKIASLSDLESVGTMGFRGEALAAICSIAEVSILTRVDAAGEPHGWLLDGRSGELQPTARGPGTTVEVRELFFATPARRKFLKTDATELAHCIEAVRRHALARPEVGFAIWHDGKLAAQWRAVPGGGIDALRQRLADVLGEDFIEQAVAVNWPLAIPTDTGDQPQRLRVWGFAGVPDAARSRGDWQFAYVNGRYVRDKVITHAGRSAYEDVLHGHKQPVYALYVSLDPTRVDVNVHPTKIEVRFRDSREVHQAVRHAVESALAVPRAAAAAAAQGALVPGEASPDHMPQAGVPTWTAPDRLPSTLGAAQNPLPFQRYTPPDTVGQRVSDLGALWGASTERTSTDPARTAEWADSPEAMPANLLPVRAAPADAASAAPPLPAGDWPLGRAIAQLQGVYILAENAQGLVVVDMHAAHERIVYERLKQQMDNEQLASQPLLIPATFAATPAEVATAEDSGVVLAMLGLEIVPFSPKTLAVRAVPTTLAQGDPVELARSVLAELSQHDASTVVQRARNELLATMACHGAVRANRRLTLEEMNALLRQMEVTERSDQCNHGRPTWRQVSMRELDALFLRGR, encoded by the coding sequence GTGAATGCCCCCCTCCCCCTCCCGACCCGCCGCCCGATCCTCGAACTCCCCGACGAACTGATCAGCCAGATCGCGGCCGGCGAGGTGGTCGAACGGCCGGCCTCCGTGGTGCGCGAGCTGCTGGACAACGCGCTGGACGCGGGTGCCACGCAGATCACCGTGCGGCTGCAGGCCGGCGGCGTGCGCCTCATCAGCGTGGAAGACAACGGCGGCGGCATCCTGCGCGCCGAGCTGCCGACCGCGCTCAAGCGCCACGCCACCAGCAAGATCGCCAGCCTCTCCGACCTCGAATCGGTGGGCACCATGGGTTTTCGGGGCGAGGCGCTGGCCGCCATCTGCTCCATCGCCGAGGTTTCCATCCTGACCCGCGTGGACGCGGCCGGCGAGCCCCACGGCTGGCTGCTCGACGGCCGCAGCGGCGAGCTGCAGCCCACGGCGCGCGGCCCTGGCACCACGGTCGAGGTGCGCGAGCTCTTTTTCGCCACGCCCGCACGGCGCAAGTTCCTGAAGACCGACGCCACCGAGCTGGCCCACTGCATCGAGGCCGTGCGCCGCCACGCGCTGGCCCGGCCCGAGGTGGGTTTCGCCATCTGGCACGACGGCAAGCTGGCCGCGCAGTGGCGCGCGGTGCCCGGCGGCGGCATCGATGCGCTGCGCCAGCGCCTGGCCGATGTGCTCGGCGAAGACTTCATCGAGCAGGCGGTGGCGGTGAACTGGCCTTTGGCCATCCCCACTGATACCGGTGACCAGCCGCAGCGCCTGCGCGTCTGGGGCTTTGCCGGCGTGCCCGACGCGGCGCGCTCGCGCGGCGACTGGCAGTTCGCCTACGTCAACGGCCGCTACGTGCGCGACAAGGTGATCACCCACGCCGGGCGCAGCGCCTACGAAGACGTGCTGCACGGCCACAAACAACCGGTGTACGCGCTGTATGTGAGCCTGGACCCAACCCGGGTGGACGTGAACGTGCACCCGACCAAGATCGAGGTGCGCTTCCGCGACAGCCGCGAGGTGCACCAGGCCGTGCGCCACGCGGTGGAATCGGCGCTGGCGGTGCCACGCGCGGCCGCCGCCGCGGCGGCACAGGGGGCGCTGGTGCCCGGCGAAGCCTCCCCCGACCACATGCCGCAGGCTGGAGTGCCCACCTGGACAGCGCCCGACCGCCTGCCCTCCACGCTGGGCGCCGCGCAGAATCCGCTGCCGTTCCAGCGCTACACACCACCCGACACCGTCGGCCAGCGCGTGAGCGACCTCGGGGCCTTGTGGGGCGCCAGCACCGAAAGGACCTCGACCGACCCGGCCCGAACGGCGGAATGGGCGGACTCCCCGGAGGCCATGCCAGCGAACCTCCTGCCCGTTCGGGCCGCGCCCGCGGACGCCGCTTCCGCTGCCCCCCCCCTGCCCGCCGGCGACTGGCCGCTGGGCCGCGCCATCGCGCAGCTGCAGGGTGTCTACATCCTGGCCGAAAACGCCCAGGGCCTGGTGGTGGTGGACATGCACGCCGCCCACGAGCGCATCGTCTACGAGCGGCTCAAGCAGCAGATGGACAACGAGCAACTCGCCAGCCAGCCGCTGCTGATCCCCGCCACGTTCGCCGCCACGCCCGCCGAGGTCGCCACCGCCGAAGACAGCGGCGTGGTGCTCGCCATGCTCGGCCTGGAGATCGTGCCGTTTTCGCCCAAGACCCTGGCGGTGCGCGCCGTGCCGACCACGCTGGCGCAGGGCGACCCGGTGGAGCTGGCGCGCAGCGTGCTCGCCGAGCTGAGCCAGCACGACGCCAGCACCGTGGTGCAGCGCGCCCGCAACGAGCTGCTGGCCACCATGGCCTGCCACGGCGCGGTGCGCGCCAACCGCCGCCTGACGCTGGAGGAGATGAACGCCCTGCTGCGCCAGATGGAAGTGACGGAGCGCTCCGACCAATGCAACCACGGCCGCCCGACCTGGCGCCAGGTGAGCATGCGCGAGCTGGACGCGCTGTTCCTGCGCGGGCGCTGA
- the gdhA gene encoding NADP-specific glutamate dehydrogenase, translating into MKYASVHGFLSHVEARNPGQPEFLQAVTEVMESLWPFIAAHPKYAEQGLLDRLIEPERIVMFRVSWVDDHGQVQVNRGYRIQHSMAIGPYKGGLRFHPSVTLSVLKFLAFEQTFKNALTTLPMGGGKGGSDFDPKGKSPAEVMRFCQAFVLELFRHVGPDTDIPAGDIGVGGREVGYMAGMYKKLSNHAGSVFTGKGLSFGGSLVRPEATGYGTVYFADEMLKTRGKSFQGLRVSVSGSGNVAQYAVEKAMALGAKVLTVSDSSGTVIDEAGFTPEKLAILMDVKNHHHGRVSDYAARTGVRFEAGVRPWQVPVDVALPCATQNELDANDARTLIQNGVLCVAEGANMPSTIDAAKAFEAAGVLYAPGKASNAGGVATSGLEMSQNAMRLSWTREEVDARLLQIMQGIHAACVKHGRGTDGRVSYIDGANIAGFVKVADAMLAQGVT; encoded by the coding sequence ATGAAGTACGCATCGGTTCACGGTTTTCTTTCCCACGTCGAGGCCCGCAACCCGGGCCAGCCCGAGTTCCTGCAGGCCGTCACCGAGGTGATGGAAAGCCTCTGGCCTTTCATTGCCGCCCACCCGAAATACGCCGAGCAGGGCCTGCTGGACCGCCTCATCGAACCGGAGCGCATCGTCATGTTCCGCGTGTCCTGGGTGGACGACCACGGTCAGGTGCAGGTCAACCGCGGCTACCGCATCCAGCACAGCATGGCCATCGGCCCCTACAAGGGCGGCCTGCGTTTCCACCCCTCGGTGACGCTTTCGGTACTGAAATTCCTGGCCTTCGAGCAGACCTTCAAGAACGCCCTGACCACCCTGCCCATGGGCGGCGGCAAGGGCGGTTCGGACTTCGACCCCAAGGGCAAGAGTCCGGCCGAGGTCATGCGCTTCTGCCAGGCCTTCGTGCTGGAACTGTTCCGCCACGTGGGTCCGGACACCGACATACCGGCGGGTGACATCGGCGTCGGTGGCCGCGAGGTCGGCTACATGGCGGGCATGTACAAAAAGCTGTCCAACCACGCCGGCAGCGTGTTCACCGGCAAGGGCCTGTCTTTCGGCGGCTCGCTGGTCCGCCCCGAGGCCACCGGCTACGGCACGGTGTACTTCGCCGACGAGATGCTCAAGACCCGCGGCAAGTCCTTCCAGGGCCTGCGCGTCTCGGTGTCGGGATCGGGCAACGTGGCGCAGTACGCGGTCGAGAAAGCCATGGCGCTGGGCGCCAAGGTCCTCACCGTGTCCGACTCCAGCGGCACCGTCATCGACGAAGCCGGCTTCACACCCGAGAAGCTGGCCATCCTGATGGACGTGAAGAACCACCACCACGGCCGTGTGAGCGACTACGCCGCGCGCACCGGTGTGCGGTTCGAAGCCGGTGTGCGCCCCTGGCAGGTGCCGGTGGACGTGGCCCTGCCCTGCGCGACCCAGAACGAACTGGACGCGAACGACGCACGCACGCTGATCCAGAACGGCGTGCTCTGCGTGGCCGAAGGCGCCAACATGCCCTCGACCATCGACGCGGCCAAGGCCTTCGAGGCCGCGGGCGTGCTGTACGCACCGGGCAAGGCATCCAACGCCGGCGGCGTGGCCACCTCGGGCCTGGAGATGAGCCAGAACGCCATGCGCCTGTCCTGGACGCGCGAGGAGGTGGACGCCCGCCTGCTGCAGATCATGCAGGGCATCCACGCCGCCTGCGTCAAACACGGCCGGGGCACCGACGGTCGCGTGAGCTACATCGACGGCGCCAACATCGCCGGCTTCGTCAAGGTGGCCGACGCCATGCTGGCCCAGGGCGTGACCTGA
- a CDS encoding alpha/beta hydrolase, with protein sequence MKRLIALTLLIAAVLAGCANLDERQRGWIFQPSDRSWWRGEEAAAGMQDVWIDFASEERGQPAKLHGLWAEHEDFQRKTDAPVLLYLHGARFNVVGSAFRARRMQELGFSVLAVDYRGFGKSTNELPSETLAYEDARAAWDWLAQKYPDRPRYIFGHSLGGAIAIDLASRVNDETGTLVEGTFTSIPDVVSSYKWGWLPVGPLITQRFEAVKRVPQVGAPLLVVHGSEDRTIAPELGRRLYEAATGKKAFVLVEGGSHHNTNAMGQPQYRVALAELFGLN encoded by the coding sequence ATGAAACGCCTGATCGCCCTCACCCTGTTGATCGCCGCCGTGCTCGCCGGCTGTGCCAACCTCGACGAACGCCAGCGCGGCTGGATCTTCCAGCCCTCGGACCGCAGCTGGTGGCGTGGCGAAGAAGCCGCCGCCGGCATGCAGGACGTGTGGATCGACTTCGCGTCGGAAGAGCGCGGTCAGCCGGCGAAGCTGCACGGCCTGTGGGCCGAGCACGAGGACTTCCAGCGCAAGACGGACGCGCCGGTGCTGCTCTACCTGCACGGTGCGCGCTTCAACGTGGTCGGCTCGGCCTTCCGCGCGCGGCGCATGCAGGAGCTCGGGTTTTCGGTGCTGGCGGTGGACTACCGGGGTTTCGGCAAAAGCACGAACGAGCTGCCCTCCGAGACCCTGGCCTATGAGGATGCGCGGGCGGCCTGGGACTGGCTGGCGCAGAAATACCCCGACCGGCCGCGCTACATCTTCGGCCACTCGCTGGGCGGGGCCATCGCCATCGACCTGGCCTCGCGCGTCAACGACGAGACTGGCACCCTGGTGGAAGGCACTTTCACCTCGATCCCGGACGTGGTCAGCTCCTACAAATGGGGCTGGCTGCCGGTGGGGCCGCTGATCACGCAGCGCTTCGAGGCGGTCAAGCGCGTGCCGCAGGTGGGCGCGCCGCTGCTGGTGGTGCACGGCAGCGAAGACCGCACCATCGCGCCCGAGCTGGGGCGCCGGCTGTACGAGGCGGCCACGGGCAAGAAGGCGTTCGTGCTGGTGGAAGGCGGCTCGCACCACAACACCAACGCCATGGGCCAGCCGCAGTACCGCGTGGCGCTGGCCGAACTGTTCGGGTTGAACTGA
- a CDS encoding Bcr/CflA family efflux MFS transporter, translating to MSVSAASASPSRMSPGLIVLVLSLLLGLQPVTTDLYLPALPAITQGFGATMPQAQLTLTALLLAFGLSQMVWGPLSDRFGRRPVLLGGTLLYVLASVGSTFATTMDQLIVWRTLQGVAMGAGVMCARAVVRDLYAPTEGARIMSKGLTGLGVIACASAPVGGLLAELAGWRVALMALAVFGAATLAVLAWRFEETLAQKNPRALEPLTLLRTWAQIVRHPTFWAFTLLSATSYGGLFTFLAASSFVFTGVLGLSKTAYGLAMFSMSLSYIVGTFACRRLLPWLGVRKTVALAGACTLTAGTTMGLLALFGVQSVAAIMGPVYLFMLGHGVHQPCGQSGAVGPFPQAAGAASAVSGFLMMVLAFFMGGWLGKSLAASPVSVLPLTNGMWFWSVLIALTAWTLVQRFGEIKAPPQRLNPEAPNAG from the coding sequence ATGTCCGTTTCCGCCGCTTCTGCCTCGCCCTCGCGCATGTCGCCCGGTCTGATCGTGCTCGTGCTCTCCCTGCTGCTCGGTCTGCAGCCGGTCACCACCGACCTCTACCTGCCCGCCCTGCCCGCCATCACGCAGGGCTTCGGCGCCACCATGCCGCAGGCCCAGCTGACCCTGACCGCGCTCTTGCTGGCCTTCGGCCTGTCGCAAATGGTCTGGGGCCCGCTGTCCGACCGCTTTGGCCGACGGCCGGTGCTGCTGGGCGGCACGCTGCTGTATGTGCTCGCGTCGGTGGGCAGCACCTTCGCCACCACCATGGACCAGCTCATCGTCTGGCGCACCCTGCAGGGCGTGGCCATGGGCGCGGGCGTGATGTGCGCCCGTGCCGTGGTGCGCGACCTGTACGCCCCCACCGAGGGCGCACGCATCATGTCCAAGGGCCTGACCGGGCTGGGCGTGATCGCCTGCGCCAGTGCGCCGGTGGGCGGCCTGCTGGCCGAGCTCGCGGGCTGGCGCGTGGCGCTGATGGCGCTCGCGGTGTTCGGCGCCGCCACCCTGGCCGTGCTGGCCTGGCGCTTCGAAGAAACCCTGGCACAGAAGAACCCGCGCGCGCTGGAGCCGCTCACGCTGCTGCGCACCTGGGCGCAGATCGTGCGCCACCCCACCTTCTGGGCCTTCACCCTGCTCTCGGCCACGTCCTACGGCGGCCTGTTCACCTTCCTCGCGGCCTCGTCTTTCGTCTTCACCGGCGTGCTCGGCCTCTCGAAAACCGCCTACGGCCTGGCCATGTTCTCGATGTCGCTGTCCTACATCGTCGGCACCTTCGCCTGCCGCCGCCTGCTGCCCTGGCTGGGCGTGCGCAAGACGGTGGCGCTCGCCGGCGCCTGCACGCTCACCGCCGGAACCACGATGGGCCTGCTGGCCCTGTTCGGCGTGCAGAGCGTGGCCGCCATCATGGGGCCGGTCTACCTGTTCATGCTCGGCCACGGCGTGCACCAGCCCTGTGGCCAGAGCGGCGCCGTCGGCCCGTTTCCGCAGGCCGCGGGCGCGGCCTCGGCGGTCAGCGGCTTCCTGATGATGGTGCTGGCCTTCTTCATGGGCGGCTGGCTCGGCAAGAGCCTGGCCGCCAGCCCGGTCAGCGTGCTGCCGCTGACCAACGGCATGTGGTTCTGGAGCGTGCTGATCGCGCTCACCGCGTGGACGCTGGTGCAGCGCTTTGGCGAGATCAAGGCGCCGCCACAACGCCTCAACCCCGAGGCTCCCAATGCTGGCTGA
- the miaA gene encoding tRNA (adenosine(37)-N6)-dimethylallyltransferase MiaA, which produces MLAERPRCLAIAGPTASGKSAAALAIAERWPVEIISVDSALVYRGMDIGTAKPTADELARVPHHLINITDPLQAYSAAEFVRDATRLIDEIGARGRTPLLVGGTMLYFKALMQGMDDMPRADAAVRAAIETRAKEKGWPAMHAELARVDPTTAARLAANDSQRIQRALEVFEVSGQPISALQTGGRKDHNPVPPGAFLSLEPTDRAWLHARIAQRFDAMLETGFLDEVRALRARGDLQPDLPSMRCVGYRQAWEALDAVGDAPLTAAQLVELRDRGIFATRQLAKRQLTWLRSMPQRRVIACDAPDALAQVMAAVTLG; this is translated from the coding sequence ATGCTGGCTGAGCGTCCGCGTTGCCTGGCCATCGCCGGACCTACCGCCAGCGGCAAGAGCGCTGCGGCGCTGGCCATCGCCGAGCGTTGGCCGGTCGAGATCATCAGCGTCGACTCGGCGCTGGTCTACCGGGGCATGGACATCGGCACCGCCAAACCCACGGCGGACGAACTGGCCCGGGTGCCGCACCACCTGATCAACATCACCGACCCGCTGCAGGCCTACAGCGCCGCCGAGTTCGTGCGCGACGCCACCCGGCTCATCGACGAGATCGGCGCACGGGGCCGCACGCCGCTGCTCGTGGGCGGCACCATGCTGTATTTCAAGGCGCTGATGCAGGGCATGGACGACATGCCACGCGCCGACGCCGCCGTGCGCGCGGCCATCGAGACACGCGCGAAAGAAAAGGGCTGGCCCGCGATGCACGCCGAACTCGCCCGCGTCGACCCCACCACCGCCGCGCGCCTGGCGGCCAACGACAGTCAGCGCATCCAGCGCGCGCTGGAGGTGTTCGAGGTGTCGGGCCAGCCCATCTCCGCGCTCCAGACCGGCGGGCGCAAAGACCACAACCCGGTGCCGCCCGGCGCCTTCCTGAGCCTGGAGCCGACCGACCGCGCCTGGCTGCATGCGCGGATTGCACAGCGTTTCGACGCCATGCTGGAGACAGGCTTCCTGGACGAGGTGCGGGCGCTGCGCGCGCGCGGCGACCTGCAACCGGACCTGCCGTCGATGCGCTGCGTGGGTTACCGGCAGGCCTGGGAGGCGCTGGACGCCGTGGGAGACGCGCCGCTCACGGCGGCCCAGCTCGTCGAACTGCGCGACCGCGGCATCTTCGCCACCCGCCAGCTCGCCAAACGCCAGCTCACCTGGCTGCGCTCGATGCCGCAGCGGCGCGTGATTGCCTGCGATGCGCCCGATGCGCTGGCGCAGGTGATGGCCGCGGTCACGCTGGGTTGA